The following are encoded in a window of Methanobacterium sp. genomic DNA:
- a CDS encoding amidohydrolase family protein, producing the protein METKSILIDNVTIISSEIKKGSVVIENDKIMEITEKTGQKDADYIIDGEKNMLMPGLVNTHTHLSMTLLRGLADDLPLDTWLNDHIWPVEAHLKGEYCYAGALLACIEMIKSGTTTFNDMYFFMDDVAKAVDKSGIRGMLSHGMIDLSDEEKRKAEFKETLRIIEKCHDTAEGRIKVAFGPHAPYTCSEELLKGVRKKADKMGLKIHIHVGETEFEVEQVTEAHGSRPFEYLDEIGFLADDVIAAHAVWLSDKEIEIIKERGVNLSHNPASNMKLASGISPVSELIDNNVNVSIGTDGAASNNNLDMIEEMKLTALLQKVNTMDSTVLPAQKVFEMATINGAKALGLQGEIGTIEVGKKADLVLLDMKTPHLAPFRHPISHLVYAAKGSDADTVICNGEILMQNKELEVVNEAEVMKLAQDAAEELTSKS; encoded by the coding sequence ATGGAAACAAAAAGCATTTTAATTGACAATGTCACTATAATCAGCAGTGAGATTAAAAAAGGTTCAGTAGTAATAGAAAATGACAAAATAATGGAAATAACCGAAAAAACAGGCCAAAAAGATGCTGATTACATAATAGATGGCGAAAAAAATATGCTTATGCCAGGACTTGTAAATACGCACACACATTTATCCATGACTCTTCTACGGGGACTTGCAGATGACCTTCCACTTGACACATGGCTAAATGATCACATATGGCCAGTAGAAGCCCATTTAAAAGGAGAATACTGTTATGCAGGTGCTTTGCTTGCATGTATTGAAATGATAAAGTCAGGAACCACCACATTTAACGATATGTATTTTTTCATGGACGATGTGGCAAAAGCAGTTGATAAATCAGGGATAAGAGGAATGCTCTCCCATGGGATGATTGACCTTTCAGATGAAGAAAAACGAAAAGCTGAATTCAAAGAAACACTAAGAATAATAGAAAAATGTCATGACACAGCAGAAGGCAGAATAAAAGTTGCATTTGGACCTCATGCACCCTACACTTGTTCAGAAGAACTTTTAAAAGGAGTAAGGAAAAAAGCAGATAAAATGGGCCTTAAAATTCATATTCATGTGGGTGAAACTGAATTTGAAGTTGAGCAAGTAACTGAAGCCCATGGGTCACGGCCTTTTGAATATCTTGATGAAATAGGATTTTTAGCAGATGATGTAATAGCAGCACATGCAGTATGGCTTTCAGATAAAGAAATAGAAATCATTAAAGAAAGAGGAGTTAATTTATCACATAACCCTGCAAGTAACATGAAATTAGCATCAGGAATATCACCGGTTTCAGAATTAATTGATAATAATGTGAATGTATCCATTGGAACAGATGGCGCGGCATCAAATAATAATTTAGACATGATTGAAGAAATGAAATTAACAGCACTGCTTCAAAAAGTAAATACGATGGATTCAACAGTACTTCCGGCCCAAAAAGTCTTTGAAATGGCCACAATTAACGGTGCAAAAGCATTAGGACTTCAAGGAGAAATTGGAACAATTGAAGTTGGAAAAAAAGCCGATCTGGTGCTTTTAGATATGAAAACCCCGCATTTAGCTCCATTCCGCCATCCAATCTCACATCTTGTTTATGCAGCTAAGGGCAGCGATGCGGACACAGTGATTTGTAACGGTGAAATATTAATGCAAAATAAGGAACTAGAAGTGGTTAATGAGGCTGAAGTGATGAAATTAGCCCAAGATGCAGCAGAAGAACTTACCTCTAAGAGCTAA
- a CDS encoding HAD hydrolase-like protein, whose product MQQKNLPLRAKGEFNLQKLILFDIDKTLIDRSQCHHDAFTNAFKEVYGVDITIDHINYHGMTDPQIIMEVLGKKGLEESLIKSKSDECLKALANYFEKNVKNDNMQILKGVKELLKELDEYMVLMGLVTGNIEPIAWGKMKKLGINRYFKVGGFGSDDINRTVLVKTAIKRAQNNYGFSGETFVIGDTPKDIKAGFEANAKTIAVATGIYSITELENSGADYVFRSLEDKEEILDIILK is encoded by the coding sequence ATGCAGCAGAAGAACTTACCTCTAAGAGCTAAAGGAGAATTCAATTTGCAGAAGCTTATTTTATTTGATATTGACAAAACATTGATAGATAGGTCACAATGCCATCATGACGCGTTTACCAATGCTTTTAAGGAAGTTTATGGTGTGGATATCACCATAGATCATATTAATTATCATGGAATGACTGATCCTCAGATAATAATGGAAGTTTTAGGGAAAAAAGGATTAGAAGAATCTTTAATCAAGTCAAAAAGTGACGAATGTTTAAAAGCACTTGCAAACTATTTTGAAAAAAATGTAAAAAATGACAATATGCAAATTTTAAAAGGTGTAAAAGAACTTTTAAAAGAATTAGATGAATATATGGTGTTAATGGGATTAGTTACAGGGAATATAGAACCAATTGCTTGGGGGAAAATGAAAAAATTGGGTATAAACCGTTATTTTAAAGTGGGTGGATTTGGAAGTGATGATATAAATCGTACAGTTCTGGTTAAGACTGCAATTAAAAGGGCTCAAAATAATTATGGTTTTAGTGGAGAAACATTTGTAATTGGAGATACACCCAAAGATATAAAAGCAGGATTTGAAGCAAATGCTAAAACAATTGCTGTTGCAACAGGGATTTATTCTATAACTGAGCTTGAAAATTCAGGTGCAGATTATGTTTTCCGAAGTTTAGAAGATAAAGAAGAAATATTAGATATAATACTAAAGTGA
- a CDS encoding DUF3795 domain-containing protein, with translation MNKNKKYTAYCGLYCLDCIPSNKELFESLNELKILLEDIEFDKYAELKSKTNETFNDYSQFLDVLEEMKKLECTAVCTEGGCKEDCKIRECVKEKQYDGCWECDEFKDCELLDYLKGIHSIEHNLKMIKEYGVENWADKRGKHYNWL, from the coding sequence ATGAATAAAAACAAAAAATACACTGCATATTGCGGATTATATTGTTTAGACTGTATCCCAAGCAATAAAGAACTGTTTGAATCATTGAATGAACTTAAAATTTTACTTGAAGATATTGAATTTGATAAATATGCTGAATTGAAATCTAAAACCAACGAAACATTCAATGACTACTCCCAATTTTTAGATGTGCTTGAAGAAATGAAAAAATTAGAATGCACGGCTGTATGTACTGAAGGTGGCTGTAAAGAGGATTGTAAAATCAGAGAATGTGTCAAAGAAAAACAGTATGATGGCTGCTGGGAATGCGATGAGTTTAAGGATTGTGAATTGCTGGATTATCTTAAGGGAATTCATTCAATAGAACATAATTTGAAGATGATTAAAGAATATGGCGTTGAAAATTGGGCTGATAAAAGAGGAAAACATTATAATTGGCTTTAA
- a CDS encoding TrkH family potassium uptake protein, giving the protein MQQVHRLSKRELKTILHYTGNACLFLAVALLVPLIIAIIYNEPRYFVPFVSSAAVSAVIGFFLVKLFKVEIKMTLKSAMIFSTVIWLIACALGALPYYISGELSYLNAYFEAMSGFTTTGFSMYSNLDVVSFTINFWRAFTQWIGGLGIIFLLLAVLRSTGVDVMRLYLAEGREERLRPSIKHSTRIIVYIYLFFTAIAISLFLLAGMPVFDSVFHAFAALSTGGFGMHNTSLLFYNSVWIEIAAMIIMMIGATNFALHYTVLKGNWKEYFKDIETKVAYSLIVITTILLTFMLYNNQVYGNDLLLNFRFALFQMVSAITTTGLQTAFYPDLLAKYIGLGTFLMTIIMIIGAGSLSTGGGIKWLRFGILLKGISWQVKSFILPGKAVMAKKIHHVTELKITDDVLRITGAFVFTYFVIYIISVIIVLIYYPDISRVIFEVASALSNVGLGSGIITPDSPVVVKIVFIIDFWMGRLEIWPVLLLITITINNIVRR; this is encoded by the coding sequence GTGCAACAAGTCCACAGATTAAGTAAAAGGGAACTTAAAACTATATTACATTATACAGGTAATGCTTGCTTATTTCTTGCAGTTGCACTGTTAGTTCCACTCATAATCGCCATTATATATAATGAACCACGTTATTTTGTTCCGTTCGTATCTTCAGCCGCCGTAAGTGCTGTAATTGGTTTTTTTCTTGTTAAATTATTTAAAGTAGAAATTAAAATGACGCTTAAAAGCGCTATGATTTTTTCAACAGTCATCTGGCTGATTGCATGTGCATTAGGTGCTTTACCCTATTATATTTCAGGAGAATTATCTTATCTTAACGCTTATTTTGAAGCCATGTCCGGTTTTACAACAACCGGTTTCAGCATGTACTCCAATTTGGATGTAGTTTCTTTCACAATAAACTTCTGGCGGGCTTTTACACAGTGGATTGGTGGTCTTGGTATCATATTCCTCCTTCTAGCTGTTTTAAGGTCTACTGGTGTTGATGTAATGCGTCTTTACCTAGCTGAAGGTAGAGAAGAACGTTTACGTCCTAGTATTAAACATTCTACAAGAATTATAGTGTATATATATCTCTTCTTTACTGCAATTGCTATATCTCTTTTCTTACTTGCAGGTATGCCTGTTTTTGATTCAGTATTTCATGCATTTGCCGCTTTATCCACTGGAGGATTTGGAATGCATAATACAAGCCTTCTATTCTATAACAGTGTCTGGATAGAAATAGCGGCTATGATTATAATGATGATTGGTGCTACAAACTTCGCACTGCACTATACTGTCCTTAAAGGAAACTGGAAAGAGTACTTCAAAGATATAGAAACCAAAGTAGCTTATTCCCTAATCGTGATTACAACAATTCTATTAACATTCATGCTTTACAACAATCAAGTCTATGGAAATGACTTATTACTTAACTTTAGATTTGCCTTATTCCAGATGGTTTCAGCTATAACCACTACTGGCCTGCAAACAGCGTTCTATCCTGATTTACTGGCCAAATATATTGGCCTTGGTACTTTTCTAATGACCATAATTATGATAATTGGTGCAGGTTCTCTTTCTACTGGTGGAGGTATCAAGTGGCTCAGATTCGGTATTCTATTAAAAGGAATATCCTGGCAGGTTAAATCATTTATATTGCCTGGTAAAGCTGTTATGGCTAAAAAAATTCATCACGTCACAGAATTAAAAATTACAGATGATGTTTTAAGGATAACTGGGGCATTCGTATTTACTTACTTTGTAATATACATAATAAGCGTGATTATAGTCCTGATATATTATCCTGACATATCCCGAGTCATATTTGAAGTTGCATCCGCTTTAAGCAATGTTGGCCTTGGTTCCGGCATAATCACACCTGATTCCCCAGTAGTTGTAAAAATAGTGTTCATTATAGACTTCTGGATGGGAAGACTTGAAATATGGCCAGTTCTGCTTCTTATAACAATTACAATTAATAATATTGTTAGAAGATAA